A part of Flavobacteriaceae bacterium GSB9 genomic DNA contains:
- a CDS encoding DUF4981 domain-containing protein: protein MNTFFKKLSFLLVFTGLTALAQNTEIKYLSGTGYQDTKEWEFKVSDGRKSGEWSTINVPSVWEQEGFGTYQYGIRFYGKPFPEGIADEVGYYKYTFEVPKTWENKRVKIVFDGSMTDTEVRINDRSVTGDIHQGAFYRFKYEITDLLKYGKENLLEVTVSKESKNAGVNLAERRADYWNFGGIFRPVFLEALPATHIDYAALRAEADGTFEANLFLGSGAKNIAAEITITDENGKKLGATVKAEGVDGADKIHLAEHFKNVKQWTAETPNLYKAEIKLLKEDEVVHQITETIGFRTIEIRKGDGIYVNGQRVLMKGINRHSFWPESGRTLNKELNYADVRLIKEMNMNAVRLSHYPPDPEFLQACDELGLYVMNELAGWHGHYDDAVGKKLVKEMVTRDLNHPSIIFWSNGNEGGWNTNLDNQFDIWDLQKRPVLHPQQEHSGVETMHYRSYGETLEYFRDDNIFMPTEYLHGLYDGGHGAGFYDYWEVMRKHPRSGGGYLWVFADEGIARTDQDGRIDNQGNYGADGIVGPHHEKEGSFFTVKEVWSPVMIMEKRELPNDFDGTFTIENRYDFTNTNTCTFTWELVNFASSLDGKEARKTFRKGTLKAPNIEPHGTGELKLNLPNNWQDADVLYVKVVDKNGHELWTWDFTWDKKTGRKLESGKVKLEETDEFYTVSAAKTEVKFDKASGKLVEVKQNGNTISLTNGPKIIMARRGDRTLDGTVNPDFLKGEDRIYKEFDCWDEEVNCSENLLNISAKEEKGRVVVEANYHGILQKVVWTIDAEGLIQLDYEYEYNGVVDLAGVYFEYPEEKMRHKKWLGDGPYRVWQNRLKGTTLDIWENDYNDPIPGESFNYPEFKGYFNNWQWAEFTTDEGQIYIENKDTDTYLGVYSPRDGRDALLYTIPNTGIAVLDVIPPARNKVNATDLVGPSSQPKWLSGLQKRTVYLKFDK, encoded by the coding sequence ATGAATACGTTTTTCAAGAAGTTATCTTTTCTATTAGTTTTTACGGGGTTGACTGCATTAGCACAAAACACCGAAATTAAATATTTATCGGGTACGGGATACCAAGACACCAAAGAGTGGGAATTTAAAGTTTCCGATGGCCGTAAAAGTGGCGAGTGGTCAACCATCAACGTGCCATCCGTTTGGGAACAGGAGGGTTTTGGAACTTACCAATACGGTATCCGTTTTTACGGAAAACCGTTTCCCGAAGGTATTGCTGACGAGGTAGGTTATTACAAATACACCTTCGAAGTGCCTAAGACTTGGGAAAACAAACGCGTTAAAATTGTTTTTGATGGCTCCATGACCGATACAGAGGTTCGTATCAACGACCGCTCAGTTACTGGAGACATACACCAAGGTGCTTTTTACCGGTTTAAATACGAAATCACCGATTTGCTGAAATACGGTAAAGAAAATTTACTAGAAGTTACCGTAAGCAAAGAATCTAAAAATGCTGGCGTAAACCTAGCCGAACGTCGCGCCGATTACTGGAACTTTGGAGGTATTTTTCGTCCGGTATTTTTAGAAGCCCTGCCTGCTACGCATATCGATTATGCGGCTTTAAGGGCAGAAGCTGATGGTACTTTTGAAGCTAACTTATTTTTAGGAAGTGGCGCAAAAAACATTGCAGCTGAAATAACAATTACGGACGAAAATGGAAAAAAATTAGGGGCAACAGTAAAAGCAGAAGGTGTTGATGGTGCTGATAAAATTCATTTAGCAGAACACTTCAAAAATGTGAAGCAGTGGACGGCCGAAACGCCAAACTTATACAAAGCAGAAATTAAACTTCTCAAGGAAGACGAAGTCGTGCATCAAATCACGGAAACCATTGGTTTTAGAACGATTGAAATCCGTAAAGGCGATGGTATTTATGTCAACGGGCAACGTGTCTTGATGAAAGGGATTAACCGCCATAGTTTTTGGCCGGAATCAGGCAGAACATTAAACAAAGAATTAAACTACGCCGATGTTCGTCTAATTAAAGAAATGAACATGAATGCGGTACGATTATCGCATTATCCGCCAGACCCAGAATTTCTTCAAGCCTGCGACGAGTTGGGCTTGTATGTGATGAACGAATTGGCCGGGTGGCACGGACATTATGATGATGCCGTTGGAAAAAAGCTGGTTAAGGAAATGGTAACGCGCGATTTAAACCATCCGAGTATCATTTTCTGGTCCAACGGAAACGAAGGCGGTTGGAATACCAATTTAGACAATCAATTTGATATTTGGGATTTACAAAAACGTCCGGTGCTTCATCCACAACAAGAGCACAGTGGTGTAGAAACCATGCATTACCGTTCGTATGGGGAAACCTTGGAATATTTTAGAGACGATAATATTTTCATGCCTACCGAGTACCTTCACGGACTTTACGATGGTGGGCACGGTGCCGGTTTCTACGATTATTGGGAAGTGATGCGCAAACACCCACGCAGCGGTGGCGGTTATCTTTGGGTATTCGCCGATGAGGGAATTGCTCGTACCGACCAAGATGGGCGTATCGATAACCAAGGGAATTACGGTGCCGATGGTATTGTAGGACCACATCATGAAAAAGAAGGAAGTTTCTTTACGGTAAAGGAAGTTTGGTCTCCCGTAATGATTATGGAAAAACGTGAATTACCAAACGATTTTGATGGCACATTTACCATTGAAAATCGTTACGATTTCACGAATACCAATACCTGTACGTTTACTTGGGAATTGGTGAATTTTGCATCATCGCTTGATGGTAAGGAAGCACGTAAAACCTTCAGAAAAGGAACGCTTAAAGCGCCGAATATTGAACCGCACGGAACTGGTGAACTTAAATTGAATTTACCTAATAATTGGCAAGATGCCGACGTACTTTACGTAAAGGTAGTGGATAAAAACGGACATGAACTTTGGACTTGGGATTTCACTTGGGATAAAAAAACGGGAAGAAAATTAGAATCTGGTAAAGTGAAATTGGAGGAAACCGATGAATTCTACACCGTTTCAGCGGCAAAAACCGAAGTGAAATTTGATAAAGCTTCCGGAAAATTAGTTGAAGTAAAACAAAACGGAAATACCATCAGTTTAACCAACGGACCAAAAATCATCATGGCACGTCGTGGTGATAGAACGTTGGACGGAACGGTTAACCCTGATTTCCTCAAAGGTGAAGACCGCATTTATAAGGAATTCGATTGCTGGGATGAAGAGGTAAATTGTTCTGAAAACCTATTGAATATTTCGGCTAAAGAAGAAAAAGGAAGAGTGGTTGTTGAAGCCAATTACCACGGTATTCTTCAAAAAGTGGTTTGGACGATTGATGCGGAAGGTTTAATCCAGTTAGATTATGAATACGAATACAACGGCGTGGTTGATTTGGCCGGTGTATACTTTGAGTATCCTGAGGAAAAAATGAGACATAAAAAATGGTTGGGCGATGGACCATACCGTGTGTGGCAAAACCGTTTAAAAGGAACCACTTTAGATATTTGGGAGAATGATTACAACGACCCTATTCCTGGTGAATCGTTCAATTACCCGGAGTTTAAAGGGTATTTCAATAATTGGCAGTGGGCTGAGTTTACCACCGACGAAGGACAGATTTACATCGAAAATAAAGATACCGACACGTACTTAGGGGTATATTCACCGCGTGACGGTCGCGATGCACTGCTATACACGATTCCAAATACAGGGATTGCGGTTTTGGATGTTATACCGCCTGCTAGAAATAAGGTGAACGCGACAGATCTGGTAGGCCCATCGTCGCAACCAAAATGGTTAAGTGGATTACAAAAACGTACGGTGTATTTAAAGTTTGATAAATAA
- a CDS encoding DUF4981 domain-containing protein, with protein sequence MKKSRIFILIIISCIGVTQAQTVTGEPAGIPEVPKKYSYAPWENPLVTSINRQPARATAYSYKTVADALEGNRDKSRLVMLNGTWDFKYSVNLDQVPKEFFKTEVEGWDKIEVPSNWELKGYDIPIYKSAVYPFRPINPPYVPKDTNGIGSYQRKFKVPKAWQKDMTVTLHFGAVSSAFQVWLNGEFLGYGEDSFLPSEFNISPYLKEGENVLSVQVMRYSDGSYLEDQDHWRMSGIQREVFIMAEPKLRIQDFFYQTKLDKDYEDAVFLLRPKLENLTGDSIRNASFEFQLYNDKNEALFEKPIDTLAKAIVNESYPRLDNVRFGFFEKKIENPKKWSSEEPNLYTLVMTLKDENGNISEVKSCKVGFRSIEFSKENGKLLINGKETYIYGVNRHDHHPVRGKALTREDIEQDVRTIKQFNFNTIRTSHYPNNPYFYELCDEYGIMVMDEANLETHGLGGKLSNDPSWTHAYVERMNRMVERDKNHPSVIMWSLGNEAGKGPNHAAMAAWTDNFDITRPIHYEPAQGNPRLDGYIDERDPRYPSTGDHSHRFENPQDEPYVDMVSRFYPGVFTPQFLVDNKADTRPILFVEYSHSMGNSTGNLKELWDEFRRLPRIIGGCIWDYKDQGLLKVDEKTGQQFYAYGGDFGEVRHDGNFCINGIVASNGRPKAAMYENKWVYQPVTSRLDGRQMTIKNRYATKSLNHLIPVLRITSNGKIFDEFTLEPFALKPGDSTVLDLDKYMPRFKTNSDIFVDIEFKLSQDKPWANKGFVVARDQFLVKEKGELTYNSEAKNRLNLEESNTDYQVNGAGLSIKFSKENGALSSFVFNGEEQVFAPLLPNFTRPLTDNDAKGWKPHKNLKQWYDNESKLLSVSTKTSRNDVVIVSEYEIIKDSANVHITYNIKPDGVIKVDYELKASTDLPNIPKVGMQMGINNNFRQISWYGKGELENYVDRSSGFPVERYSLTLKDFIEPYVRPQENGNRTEVRWLASTTENKNKGVLVVGNQPLSMSVWPYTEENINDARHTYDLKNPGYLTLNIDLKQMGIGGNDSWSPVGAPIEKYQIQAKDYKYSFYLVPFNFNKGGLDRILDKFQY encoded by the coding sequence ATGAAGAAAAGTAGAATTTTTATACTAATCATAATTAGTTGCATTGGGGTTACTCAAGCACAAACAGTAACGGGAGAACCTGCAGGAATTCCTGAAGTACCTAAAAAGTATAGCTATGCGCCGTGGGAAAACCCGTTGGTGACTAGTATAAACCGGCAGCCAGCGCGTGCCACGGCGTATTCATATAAAACCGTTGCCGATGCTTTGGAAGGAAACCGAGACAAAAGTCGATTGGTAATGCTTAATGGTACCTGGGATTTTAAATATTCGGTGAATTTAGACCAAGTACCTAAAGAGTTTTTTAAGACCGAAGTAGAAGGCTGGGATAAAATCGAGGTGCCATCTAACTGGGAATTGAAAGGGTATGATATTCCGATTTACAAAAGTGCGGTATATCCATTTCGACCAATCAATCCGCCGTATGTACCTAAAGATACCAATGGTATTGGCTCGTATCAACGTAAGTTTAAAGTGCCAAAAGCGTGGCAAAAAGACATGACCGTAACGCTTCATTTTGGTGCTGTGAGCTCGGCATTTCAAGTGTGGCTAAATGGTGAATTTCTGGGGTATGGAGAGGATAGTTTTTTGCCTTCGGAATTTAATATTTCACCCTATCTAAAGGAAGGTGAAAATGTATTATCGGTACAGGTGATGCGATATAGCGATGGTTCTTATTTAGAAGACCAAGACCATTGGCGTATGAGTGGGATTCAACGTGAGGTGTTTATTATGGCCGAACCCAAATTGCGTATTCAGGATTTCTTTTACCAGACCAAACTAGATAAGGATTATGAAGATGCCGTCTTTCTGTTACGTCCGAAATTAGAAAACCTTACGGGTGATTCAATAAGAAACGCATCGTTCGAGTTTCAGTTATACAATGATAAAAACGAAGCGCTTTTTGAAAAACCAATAGATACTTTAGCCAAAGCGATTGTTAACGAAAGTTATCCGCGCTTGGATAATGTACGCTTCGGTTTTTTTGAAAAGAAAATTGAAAACCCTAAAAAGTGGAGTTCCGAAGAACCGAACTTATATACTTTGGTGATGACTTTAAAGGATGAAAACGGAAACATTTCCGAAGTGAAATCCTGTAAAGTAGGTTTCCGTTCTATCGAGTTTTCAAAAGAAAACGGCAAACTGTTAATCAATGGTAAAGAAACGTACATTTATGGGGTTAATCGTCACGACCATCACCCGGTTCGCGGCAAAGCTTTGACTCGTGAAGATATTGAGCAAGATGTAAGAACCATTAAGCAATTTAATTTCAATACCATTCGTACCAGCCATTATCCAAACAATCCCTATTTTTATGAATTATGTGACGAATACGGGATTATGGTCATGGATGAAGCGAATCTCGAAACCCATGGTTTAGGTGGGAAATTAAGCAACGACCCCAGTTGGACACATGCTTATGTAGAACGTATGAACCGTATGGTGGAACGCGATAAAAATCACCCGAGTGTGATTATGTGGAGTTTGGGTAACGAAGCGGGTAAAGGACCAAACCATGCGGCTATGGCAGCGTGGACCGATAATTTTGATATCACCAGACCCATACACTATGAGCCGGCTCAAGGTAATCCAAGATTGGATGGGTATATTGACGAGCGTGACCCAAGGTATCCATCAACGGGCGACCACTCGCACCGTTTCGAGAACCCACAAGACGAGCCTTATGTGGATATGGTGAGTCGCTTTTATCCTGGGGTGTTTACGCCTCAGTTTTTAGTGGATAACAAAGCCGATACACGACCTATTCTATTTGTGGAATATTCACATTCTATGGGAAATTCAACAGGAAACCTTAAAGAACTTTGGGATGAATTTAGAAGGCTTCCAAGAATTATCGGCGGTTGCATTTGGGATTATAAAGACCAAGGTTTATTAAAGGTTGACGAAAAAACGGGACAGCAATTTTATGCTTACGGCGGTGATTTTGGTGAAGTACGTCATGATGGTAATTTCTGCATCAACGGTATTGTGGCTTCTAATGGACGCCCAAAAGCAGCGATGTATGAAAATAAATGGGTGTACCAACCGGTAACGTCTCGTTTAGATGGACGTCAAATGACAATTAAGAATAGATATGCAACAAAATCTTTAAACCATTTAATTCCTGTTTTAAGAATAACCTCGAATGGTAAAATCTTTGATGAATTTACTTTGGAGCCATTTGCTTTAAAACCTGGTGATAGTACGGTTTTGGATTTGGATAAGTATATGCCAAGGTTTAAAACAAATTCAGATATTTTTGTTGATATTGAATTTAAACTTTCTCAAGATAAACCGTGGGCCAATAAAGGGTTTGTCGTTGCGAGAGATCAATTTTTAGTAAAGGAAAAAGGTGAGCTTACATACAATTCAGAAGCAAAAAACAGATTAAATTTAGAAGAATCTAATACGGATTATCAAGTAAACGGAGCAGGTCTCAGCATCAAGTTCAGCAAAGAAAACGGAGCCTTAAGTTCTTTTGTGTTTAATGGAGAAGAACAGGTCTTTGCTCCTTTATTACCAAATTTCACACGCCCGTTAACCGATAACGATGCTAAAGGTTGGAAGCCACATAAGAATTTGAAACAGTGGTATGATAATGAATCCAAATTGCTTTCGGTGAGTACTAAAACTTCCAGAAATGATGTTGTAATTGTTTCAGAATATGAAATAATAAAAGATAGTGCTAACGTACATATCACTTACAACATTAAACCCGATGGCGTTATAAAAGTAGATTACGAATTAAAAGCCTCAACCGATTTGCCAAACATTCCAAAAGTGGGTATGCAAATGGGAATAAATAACAATTTTAGGCAAATTTCTTGGTACGGAAAAGGCGAATTGGAGAACTACGTTGATAGAAGTTCTGGTTTCCCAGTTGAACGTTATAGCTTGACTCTAAAAGATTTTATAGAGCCTTATGTAAGGCCACAGGAAAACGGAAACAGAACCGAAGTACGTTGGTTGGCGAGTACTACAGAAAATAAAAATAAAGGTGTTTTAGTGGTAGGAAATCAGCCGTTGAGCATGAGTGTTTGGCCTTACACGGAGGAGAATATAAATGATGCTAGGCATACCTACGATTTAAAAAATCCAGGATATTTAACACTTAATATCGACTTGAAACAAATGGGTATTGGAGGAAACGATAGTTGGTCACCAGTCGGAGCCCCTATCGAAAAATACCAAATACAGGCTAAAGATTATAAGTATAGTTTTTACTTAGTGCCTTTTAACTTCAATAAGGGTGGTTTAGACAGAATACTTGATAAATTTCAGTACTAA
- a CDS encoding alpha-rhamnosidase, with protein sequence MEKSKLPHTDSNATWIWYPGDFEIWLSNKMQVRRTEREAVFPPLWRYYSPYPLVTFQTEVDLPEEDDVKIYSEGPFQLLIDDVQIYGQPKSIKISAGKHKISFKVYNQEVLPAIFIDGKYVKSNASWNVTNEDKLWIDEEGKAQQSGTPWVPVGLWNFNKPEAKPSEFQLTTEPWEAKSTEKVNGAQLIDFGRETFGYIKIHGLKGQGKLTLYYGESREEALSTDKCETLDNLYFDGNQSETYTLENSKAFRYVQVQKDDSVEYDSISMLYEYLPLEYRGSFKSSDNLLNQIWDVSAYTMHLTTREFFIDGIKRDRWIWAGDAHQSYLMNYYLFFDSPSVERTIAALRGKEPVTAHINIIMDYSLYWFIGIYDYYLYTGDTKFIKTFYPRMKTLMDYCLGRRNENGFLEPLEGDWVFVDWADGLPKTGEVSFEQMLLAKSLEAMAVSAKIAGEREDENKYQQLAVNLKTKLFDVFWDDDNQVMKHQRIDGKIQDIVTRYANMFGIFFDYFNDAQKQSVKDKVLLNDDILEITTPYMRFYELEALCAMGEQAFVLDEIRDYWGGMIDLGATSFWEKYDPKQKGTEHLAMYGRPYGKSLCHAWGASPIYLFGRYYLGVEPTAPGYSEYAVKPNLGGLDWIEGKVPTPNGAVELYVNTSEIKVKASEGEGTLIINSETQPSTNNGTVSACGENKYQLTIKPNTEYAIKYKVL encoded by the coding sequence ATGGAAAAATCAAAACTACCGCATACCGATTCTAATGCAACATGGATTTGGTATCCGGGCGATTTCGAAATTTGGTTGAGTAATAAAATGCAAGTACGACGTACTGAGCGCGAAGCGGTTTTTCCACCGCTTTGGCGGTATTACAGTCCGTACCCTTTGGTAACTTTTCAAACAGAGGTCGATTTGCCCGAGGAAGATGATGTGAAAATATATTCTGAAGGGCCTTTTCAATTATTGATTGATGATGTTCAGATTTATGGACAACCTAAATCGATTAAAATTTCTGCTGGAAAACATAAAATTTCCTTTAAAGTATATAACCAAGAAGTGTTGCCAGCCATTTTTATTGATGGCAAATACGTGAAATCGAATGCGTCTTGGAACGTAACTAACGAAGATAAACTTTGGATTGACGAAGAAGGTAAAGCACAACAATCTGGTACACCGTGGGTGCCCGTAGGATTATGGAATTTTAATAAACCAGAAGCTAAACCTTCCGAATTTCAATTGACCACAGAACCTTGGGAAGCCAAGTCCACCGAAAAAGTCAATGGTGCTCAGTTAATCGATTTTGGAAGGGAGACCTTTGGTTACATAAAAATACATGGGCTAAAAGGTCAGGGGAAATTAACTTTGTATTATGGTGAATCGCGCGAAGAAGCATTAAGCACAGATAAATGCGAAACCCTCGATAATTTGTATTTTGATGGTAACCAATCGGAAACCTATACATTAGAAAACTCAAAAGCATTTCGTTACGTTCAGGTGCAAAAAGACGATTCAGTCGAGTACGATTCCATTTCCATGTTGTATGAGTATCTACCACTGGAGTACCGTGGCAGTTTTAAGTCTTCTGATAATTTACTGAACCAAATCTGGGATGTTTCGGCTTATACCATGCATTTAACTACACGCGAATTTTTTATCGATGGTATTAAGCGCGACCGTTGGATTTGGGCCGGTGATGCCCACCAAAGTTATTTAATGAACTATTACTTGTTCTTCGATTCGCCTTCCGTAGAACGTACCATTGCAGCACTCCGTGGAAAAGAACCTGTTACGGCGCATATTAATATTATTATGGACTATTCGCTGTATTGGTTCATAGGTATTTACGATTACTACCTGTATACTGGCGATACTAAATTTATTAAAACGTTCTATCCACGCATGAAAACCTTAATGGACTATTGCTTGGGGAGACGAAACGAAAACGGATTTTTAGAACCTTTGGAAGGCGACTGGGTGTTTGTGGATTGGGCCGATGGTTTGCCTAAAACAGGCGAAGTGAGTTTTGAACAAATGTTATTGGCTAAAAGTTTGGAAGCCATGGCCGTAAGTGCAAAAATTGCAGGTGAAAGGGAAGATGAAAATAAATATCAGCAATTGGCGGTCAATTTAAAAACAAAACTCTTTGATGTATTTTGGGATGATGATAACCAAGTGATGAAACATCAGCGCATTGATGGCAAAATACAGGATATCGTTACCCGCTATGCAAATATGTTTGGTATCTTTTTTGATTACTTTAATGATGCCCAAAAACAAAGCGTAAAAGACAAGGTGTTGTTGAATGATGATATTTTAGAAATTACAACCCCATACATGCGTTTTTACGAATTGGAAGCCCTTTGTGCCATGGGCGAACAAGCGTTTGTTTTAGATGAAATCCGTGATTATTGGGGCGGTATGATAGATTTGGGGGCGACTTCATTTTGGGAAAAATACGACCCTAAACAAAAGGGCACCGAGCATTTAGCAATGTATGGCAGACCTTACGGAAAAAGCCTTTGCCATGCCTGGGGAGCAAGTCCTATTTATCTGTTCGGAAGATACTATTTAGGTGTTGAGCCCACAGCGCCAGGTTATTCAGAATATGCCGTTAAACCCAATTTAGGCGGATTGGATTGGATAGAAGGTAAAGTGCCAACGCCAAATGGAGCGGTGGAGTTATACGTAAACACAAGCGAAATAAAAGTAAAGGCATCAGAAGGTGAGGGCACGCTAATTATCAATAGTGAAACTCAGCCTTCAACAAATAACGGAACGGTATCGGCATGTGGTGAAAATAAATATCAACTCACCATTAAACCAAACACCGAATACGCAATCAAATACAAAGTACTATAA
- a CDS encoding MFS transporter gives MEQKKGSLKSTITVSLTNYLDAGAIVAGASGLTLWQNYLGLTEGHLGWLNAISANAFGAAIGAIMGGFLADRYGRKKIYTYNMLVYMLGVAIIMFTVNFPMLLTGFLVTGISVGIGVPASWTYISENSEVKNRGRNMGISQFAWGVGPTIILILGMLLAPGIDDASAGVLFKYVKDIAALFIGSDASIEAVNVFSSRIIFGSLFIVAFIAWNLQRKLDESKEWLEAKEKQKQSQEKLPSVFASFGTLFTNKVNVRTMLFLAGIYVTWNMVASVMGFFQQHIYETAGGLSNEAANMVSAIQWLIIIAVTYFGFSMLIDKVNQRMLYFFGTGIGIVAWGILIFIGIKNYVALWAFTILWGIHAGISVQAFYALWASELFPAKYRAAAQGVMFFAVRAIAAIWGFGFVFIYGEHGEGFHMAAYVMIGLLIVALIIGTIWTPKTQGKTLEQITEERYGDDI, from the coding sequence ATGGAACAAAAAAAAGGAAGTTTAAAAAGCACGATAACGGTATCGCTTACTAATTATCTAGACGCAGGTGCGATTGTTGCCGGTGCCAGTGGATTAACCCTTTGGCAAAATTACCTCGGACTTACAGAAGGGCATCTTGGTTGGCTTAATGCCATTAGTGCCAACGCTTTTGGAGCTGCCATTGGCGCAATCATGGGTGGTTTTCTTGCCGACAGATATGGAAGAAAAAAGATTTATACCTACAATATGCTGGTATATATGTTGGGGGTTGCCATTATTATGTTCACGGTAAATTTCCCGATGTTATTAACAGGATTTTTAGTTACTGGAATATCCGTAGGAATTGGTGTTCCGGCGTCATGGACCTATATTTCCGAAAATTCTGAAGTGAAAAACCGCGGTCGCAACATGGGGATTTCGCAGTTTGCCTGGGGTGTGGGGCCAACCATTATTTTAATTTTGGGCATGTTATTGGCACCGGGCATAGATGATGCTTCAGCAGGTGTGTTGTTCAAATATGTAAAAGATATTGCAGCATTGTTCATAGGAAGCGATGCGAGTATTGAAGCTGTTAATGTTTTCAGCAGCAGAATTATTTTTGGTTCATTATTTATCGTCGCTTTTATAGCATGGAACCTTCAGCGTAAGCTGGATGAATCAAAAGAATGGTTAGAAGCCAAAGAAAAGCAAAAACAAAGCCAAGAAAAACTGCCCAGTGTTTTTGCATCATTCGGAACACTTTTTACTAATAAAGTAAATGTTCGAACGATGCTTTTTCTAGCTGGAATTTATGTCACTTGGAACATGGTGGCTTCCGTAATGGGCTTTTTTCAACAACATATTTATGAAACGGCGGGCGGACTTTCCAATGAAGCTGCCAATATGGTATCGGCCATTCAATGGCTTATCATTATTGCAGTAACGTATTTTGGTTTTTCGATGCTTATTGATAAAGTGAATCAACGTATGTTATATTTTTTTGGTACGGGAATAGGGATTGTAGCTTGGGGTATCCTCATTTTTATCGGTATTAAAAATTATGTCGCCTTGTGGGCTTTTACCATTCTGTGGGGCATTCATGCCGGAATAAGTGTACAGGCTTTCTACGCGCTTTGGGCTTCAGAACTTTTCCCGGCCAAATACAGGGCAGCTGCGCAGGGCGTTATGTTTTTTGCGGTTAGGGCTATAGCTGCAATCTGGGGATTTGGTTTTGTATTCATTTATGGAGAACACGGCGAAGGATTCCACATGGCCGCTTATGTTATGATAGGATTGCTTATTGTGGCTTTAATAATAGGAACAATTTGGACGCCAAAAACACAAGGAAAAACATTAGAGCAAATTACAGAAGAACGTTACGGAGACGATATTTAA
- a CDS encoding glycosylase, giving the protein MKTKNILQFGAVICLLVSVIACVSKPEKLKKREITDAVMQEIYNEIKTPYKYGLVMVPTDNSYKMDCPSIFQKDGKWYMTYLIFEGRGYETWLAESDDLLHWNHLGKVMSFSKDTTEWDVNQKAGYIALQDPTWGGSYKWKTYDDKYWMSYFGGNTTGYEAGILSMGMAYTEKSPTEPHEFKRLPKPVLRPNDDKAKWWDNSTMYKSSVIRDVEKETGHEFIMYYNARGDSINPAKGAERIAMAVSDDMRNWKRYGDAPLINHHRGISGDAYIQRINDTWVMFYFGAFWTGWDQGAFNRFAVSNDLIHWKDWEGDNLIESSEPYDDMFAHKSFVVKHDGIVYHYYCAVNKAGQRGIALATSKDIGKSDMHFVALPEDEEK; this is encoded by the coding sequence ATGAAAACTAAAAATATATTACAATTTGGTGCTGTCATTTGCTTGTTAGTGTCTGTAATAGCTTGCGTTTCTAAACCTGAAAAGTTAAAGAAACGTGAGATTACCGATGCTGTAATGCAAGAGATTTACAACGAAATTAAAACACCATATAAATACGGTTTGGTGATGGTGCCAACCGACAATTCCTATAAAATGGATTGTCCGAGTATCTTCCAAAAAGATGGAAAATGGTACATGACCTATTTAATTTTCGAAGGCCGTGGTTACGAAACCTGGTTGGCCGAAAGTGATGATTTGCTACATTGGAACCACTTAGGAAAAGTGATGTCGTTTTCAAAAGACACCACAGAATGGGATGTAAACCAAAAAGCGGGTTACATAGCCTTGCAAGACCCAACTTGGGGTGGTTCGTACAAGTGGAAAACTTACGATGATAAATATTGGATGAGTTATTTTGGCGGGAATACTACGGGCTATGAAGCCGGAATTTTATCCATGGGAATGGCTTACACCGAAAAGTCACCAACCGAACCGCACGAATTTAAAAGATTACCAAAACCGGTATTGCGACCAAATGACGATAAAGCCAAATGGTGGGATAACAGTACCATGTACAAAAGTTCTGTGATTCGTGATGTGGAAAAAGAAACCGGACACGAATTTATTATGTATTACAACGCCCGTGGCGATAGTATCAATCCTGCTAAAGGTGCAGAACGCATTGCGATGGCGGTTTCAGATGATATGAGAAACTGGAAACGTTACGGCGATGCCCCGTTAATCAATCACCATAGAGGTATTTCTGGTGATGCTTACATTCAGCGCATCAACGATACCTGGGTGATGTTCTATTTTGGTGCTTTTTGGACGGGCTGGGACCAAGGTGCCTTTAACCGCTTCGCTGTTTCTAACGATTTAATCCACTGGAAGGACTGGGAAGGCGATAATTTAATTGAGTCCTCAGAACCTTACGACGATATGTTTGCGCACAAATCATTTGTTGTAAAACACGATGGTATTGTGTATCACTACTATTGTGCGGTTAATAAAGCTGGGCAACGCGGTATTGCTTTAGCCACCTCAAAAGATATTGGAAAAAGTGACATGCATTTTGTAGCACTACCAGAAGATGAAGAAAAGTAG